Proteins encoded in a region of the Pseudomonas viciae genome:
- a CDS encoding LysR family transcriptional regulator, with protein MRLRHIEVIQALLQTGHLGTAAEWLQLPMAEVEAILRDAEAQLGFMLFASVRGRLQATRETLELRDGITRLYDTLEPVQRLASSLKHYQAPPLRIICTPPLAQQLLPQSIAALRRRHPDAPCTLLSQPTRDIVHSLLLRESDLGLSLHDPEHPDIHCQVIAQGKLQLLAPHGWLQPRQKYISLQDLAGQSLVGLDGHDPLSPAFDHKLGALRPAPVIQIRVQTHQMMRAMVEAGEGLAIVDPFTASGAKDGGLDVCPVSPAIPISLYALSLNGTALSPAIQSLLERITEQAEALLGH; from the coding sequence ATGCGTTTACGCCACATCGAAGTAATCCAGGCGCTGCTGCAAACCGGCCACCTCGGCACAGCGGCCGAATGGCTGCAACTGCCGATGGCAGAGGTCGAGGCGATCCTGCGCGATGCCGAGGCGCAACTGGGCTTCATGCTGTTTGCCAGTGTGCGCGGGCGCTTGCAGGCCACTCGAGAAACCCTGGAATTGCGCGATGGCATCACGCGGCTGTACGACACCCTCGAGCCGGTACAGCGACTGGCCAGCAGCCTGAAACACTATCAGGCGCCTCCCCTGCGAATCATCTGCACCCCGCCGCTGGCCCAACAACTGTTACCGCAGAGCATCGCCGCCCTGCGCCGACGTCATCCGGATGCACCTTGCACCCTGCTCAGCCAACCGACTCGCGACATCGTCCACAGCCTTCTCTTGCGGGAAAGTGACCTGGGGCTGAGCTTGCACGACCCAGAACACCCCGACATCCATTGCCAGGTCATTGCCCAGGGCAAATTGCAATTGCTCGCGCCCCACGGCTGGCTGCAACCACGGCAAAAATACATTTCACTTCAGGATCTGGCGGGCCAGTCGCTGGTGGGACTCGATGGTCACGACCCGCTGAGCCCGGCGTTCGACCATAAGCTGGGAGCGCTGCGCCCGGCGCCAGTGATCCAGATACGCGTCCAGACGCATCAGATGATGCGCGCCATGGTCGAGGCCGGCGAAGGCCTTGCCATCGTCGACCCGTTCACCGCCTCAGGCGCCAAGGACGGAGGACTGGACGTTTGCCCGGTATCACCCGCCATCCCAATCAGTCTCTATGCCCTGAGCCTGAATGGCACGGCCCTCTCGCCGGCCATTCAATCGCTGCTGGAGCGGATCACGGAACAAGCCGAGGCGTTGCTGGGCCACTGA